The DNA window TCAAGAATATGTTTTGCTTGAATGGTTTTATTTTGGTTTAATAAACTCATAACATAATAAAAACGAATGTTATCATCATCATTAGCTTCTAAAGCAATTTTAAAAGCTTGTTCAGCATTTAAATAATCTTCATTTTCGTAAGCTTTAAAGGCATCTGCGTTTTTATTTATTTCATTACCTCTAATCACAGGTTGATAAACATTTGGGTAACTGTCATAATAGGTTTCAAATAAATCTGAGAACGTATTTTTAGAATTAAAATAAAAGACACCAATTATCAAACAACTAGCGATAGTCGTTAAAAGAAGTTTGTTAGTTAAAAGCCTCTTATAAAATGGGATTGCTTTTTGATCTAAAGTGCTTAAATAATCTTTTAATGTTTCTTTTTCATTTAGTTGAAATGCAGTTTGAACATCTTTATACTCATTAAATAAGGTTTGAAATTCTGAATTGGTTTCTAAACGTTTAGAAACCTCCTTAGATTCATCTGGAGTAAGTGTATTATTAAAATACTTTTGTATGAGTTCTTCGTGTTGCATTATTGTACTTTAAATAATGTTTTAAGACGTTTCAAGCATCTTGATTTATGACTTCTTACAGTGTTTGGGTCTTTGTATTCTGTTTGTTCAACAATTTCATCAATGGTAAGTCCTCTGTAATAAAACAGTTTTAATATAAGCTGACAACTCTCTGAAATTAACTTTAAATTTTGAGATAATTTTATTTGTGTTTCTGTTGGCAAATCTTCTTCGAGTTGAATTTCTTCAAAATCTAAGGCGTCAGCTTTAGGTGTAATCATTCGTTTCTCATTATTCAAATACTTATAGATTTTATACTTCCCAATGCCAAATAAATAGGTTTTTATAGAGCTTTTTTCTAATACTAATTGATTCATTACAAAATTTTGATACATCGCAACAATACTATCTTGATATATATCTAAAGCCGCTCCTTTATCAATTTTAAAGCCAGAAGCATAATTTAAAAAAGCAGTTTTGTTTTCAATGTAAACACTTTCTAAGGCATGCTTATCACTACGTCTTAAGCGTGATTGCATTTGTGACTCAGATATGTTTGTATTCATTAGTTGCTAGTTGAGGTGAAATATTAACAGCAGACACAAATATAATTTTTTTTAGATAGCTGTTAACATTTTAAAAAGTTAGCACACCAAAGAGAAAACCATTAATA is part of the Psychroserpens ponticola genome and encodes:
- a CDS encoding RNA polymerase sigma factor, with protein sequence MNTNISESQMQSRLRRSDKHALESVYIENKTAFLNYASGFKIDKGAALDIYQDSIVAMYQNFVMNQLVLEKSSIKTYLFGIGKYKIYKYLNNEKRMITPKADALDFEEIQLEEDLPTETQIKLSQNLKLISESCQLILKLFYYRGLTIDEIVEQTEYKDPNTVRSHKSRCLKRLKTLFKVQ